The window CCATCATCAGTTCCATCGTTTTGAATCTGCCGACCATCGGGCCGCTTCTGTACGATGCGCTCATCAACAAGGACCAGTACCTGGCCATGACGCTACTGCTGTTTTCCAGCTTGCTGCTGATGATCGGGAACCTGCTCGCCGACATCGCCCTCGCATGGGTGGATCCGAGGGTGCGGTACGACTAGCGGGGCGAAGCTGCCCGCAAGAGAGGCGGCCCCGCAACCAGGAGGCCTCGAGGGTGAGCACAGAGGCCCGGCCCGTTGCAACCGGGGTGATTGCTGAGAAAGAGCCCGAGACGTTCGGGCGCCTGGCGCTCAAGCGCCTCATCCGTTCCCGCACCGGGGCGGTGAGCGCCGCGTTGCTCGCCGTGTTTTACGGCGGGGCGCTGCTTGCCGGCTTCCTGGCCCCTTACA is drawn from Bacillota bacterium and contains these coding sequences:
- a CDS encoding ABC transporter permease, whose product is IISSIVLNLPTIGPLLYDALINKDQYLAMTLLLFSSLLLMIGNLLADIALAWVDPRVRYD